Proteins from one Synechococcales cyanobacterium CNB genomic window:
- the rpsB gene encoding 30S ribosomal protein S2 yields the protein MSSTLVQDLIEAGIHFGQRSGAWNPKMGAYIYGKRNGIHIIDIKETVKGLLLAKRFLARTVADGKDVCFVGTKRQARDVLEQRVGDAKMHYVTERWLGGTLTNFRTIRQRLKRLEELEAIEQGGGFASYSKKMESQLRREKQKISRNLSGIRNMDKLPGALVVIDVRHETTALKEARKLGIPTIALIDTDGDPDLVDIPIPGNDDSMRSIDVIVRELCLAIAEGRQGRREAQAASGTEGEATAEEPRRRSRRAQFRADSSGESRDDAGERPQNTPAAESVASKAE from the coding sequence ATGTCCAGCACACTCGTCCAGGACCTCATCGAAGCCGGGATTCACTTCGGCCAGCGCTCCGGCGCGTGGAACCCCAAGATGGGGGCCTACATCTACGGCAAGCGCAACGGCATCCACATCATCGACATCAAGGAGACCGTCAAGGGCCTCCTCCTCGCCAAGCGATTCCTCGCCCGCACCGTTGCCGACGGCAAGGACGTCTGCTTCGTCGGCACCAAGCGCCAGGCCAGGGACGTGCTCGAACAGCGCGTCGGCGACGCCAAGATGCACTACGTCACCGAGCGCTGGCTGGGCGGAACGCTCACGAACTTCCGCACCATCCGCCAGCGGCTCAAACGCCTCGAGGAACTCGAGGCCATCGAGCAGGGCGGCGGCTTCGCCTCCTACTCCAAGAAAATGGAGAGCCAACTCCGCCGCGAGAAGCAGAAGATCAGCCGCAACCTCAGCGGTATCCGCAACATGGACAAGCTCCCCGGCGCGCTCGTCGTGATCGACGTCCGCCACGAAACGACCGCCCTGAAGGAAGCCCGCAAGCTCGGCATCCCGACCATCGCTCTCATCGACACCGACGGCGACCCCGATCTCGTGGACATCCCCATCCCGGGCAACGACGACAGCATGCGTTCGATCGACGTCATCGTCCGCGAGTTGTGCCTCGCCATCGCTGAGGGCCGACAGGGCAGGCGGGAGGCTCAGGCCGCCTCCGGGACCGAAGGCGAAGCAACGGCCGAGGAGCCCCGCAGGCGTTCCCGACGCGCCCAGTTCCGGGCCGATTCGTCGGGCGAGTCACGCGACGACGCCGGCGAGCGGCCACAGAACACGCCGGCAGCCGAGTCCGTTGCCAGCAAGGCCGAATGA
- the tsf gene encoding translation elongation factor Ts, which produces MAEFSAKDVMALRNRTGLPMMDCKAALAEANGDVDAAEDLLRKKLKGKMEKRSDRAAGEGCIAIAIQGGKAAIVELRAETDFTAKNEKFQAGAQRIADLSLACPAGDVAPTPEMTAIIDDIRITTGENCSIARIHRMDARPGQKFGSYVHFDGKTGVLVHAEGDATDDLLKEVSMHVTAAFPVPKGVTADDIPADVVEKERKFRVEQAMESGKPREIAEKMVEGGMKKFFAEIALLEQPFIKDPAKAVKDVIGPRVKIIAFARWAVGESA; this is translated from the coding sequence ATGGCGGAGTTCAGCGCGAAGGACGTGATGGCCCTGCGGAACCGCACCGGGCTGCCGATGATGGACTGCAAGGCCGCGCTCGCCGAAGCGAACGGCGACGTGGACGCGGCCGAGGACCTGCTCCGCAAGAAACTCAAGGGCAAGATGGAGAAACGCTCCGACCGGGCGGCGGGCGAGGGGTGCATCGCCATAGCGATACAAGGCGGCAAAGCGGCGATCGTCGAACTGCGGGCCGAGACCGACTTCACGGCCAAGAACGAGAAGTTCCAGGCGGGCGCGCAGAGGATCGCCGACCTCTCTCTCGCCTGCCCCGCGGGTGACGTCGCGCCGACCCCGGAGATGACCGCCATCATCGACGACATCCGGATCACCACGGGCGAGAACTGCTCCATCGCCCGCATCCATCGCATGGACGCCCGGCCGGGGCAGAAGTTCGGCAGTTATGTCCACTTCGACGGCAAGACCGGCGTCCTCGTCCACGCCGAGGGCGACGCCACAGACGACCTGCTCAAGGAAGTCTCCATGCACGTCACCGCGGCCTTCCCCGTGCCCAAGGGCGTCACAGCCGACGACATCCCCGCCGACGTGGTCGAGAAGGAGCGCAAGTTCCGCGTCGAGCAGGCGATGGAGTCCGGCAAGCCGCGCGAGATCGCCGAGAAGATGGTCGAGGGCGGCATGAAGAAGTTCTTCGCCGAGATCGCCCTTCTCGAACAGCCGTTCATCAAGGATCCGGCCAAGGCAGTCAAGGACGTCATCGGGCCGCGCGTGAAGATCATCGCCTTCGCACGCTGGGCGGTGGGCGAGTCCGCCTGA
- a CDS encoding ABC transporter permease: MSGARNQSGQPTDLLAARAGQRPSGFFEQPGVRKFVRNRPAVGALAVIAVFLLLALLISMPGVSLVPLERATERVGPDAVPGFFVRGSDEKRAAFAAFWVRELDKALRASDPERAVAALAFAERRIAPLEPDALRERLAEAQALLDDLDEAMGDAEDARFDLDDLGEELGNEAEPSDELRERERELREELARLEGVVRERLAALEDTIEALYPTPRGGEGAVYRLRLLAGTDGQGRSLLLRAVYSIKVAVQIGVVTALLSVMVGTLLGAAAGYIGGPVDHAVVWLYSTISSIPYIVWLVVVAFVVREVDWTVPILDKQLNQTLFPVYAAFVMNFWVGPCRVIRGEALKIRGLDYVQAATAVGCGRWRVLTRHVLPNTTYLVFINFSLLFVGAIKGEVILSFLGLGVQGQPSWGIMIRDSQPEVVVGFFWQLGIATAFMFVLVLAFNIVSDALQDAFDPKHVAGDS, encoded by the coding sequence GTGAGCGGCGCGAGGAACCAGAGCGGCCAGCCGACCGACCTGCTCGCGGCACGCGCGGGTCAGAGGCCGAGCGGGTTCTTCGAGCAGCCGGGCGTGCGAAAGTTCGTCCGCAACCGGCCCGCGGTCGGCGCGTTGGCGGTGATCGCCGTCTTCCTGCTGCTCGCGCTGCTGATCAGCATGCCGGGCGTGAGTCTCGTGCCTCTGGAGCGTGCGACGGAGCGCGTTGGGCCGGACGCCGTCCCCGGGTTCTTCGTGCGTGGTTCGGACGAGAAGCGGGCGGCGTTCGCGGCGTTCTGGGTGCGGGAACTGGACAAGGCGTTGCGGGCGAGTGATCCAGAGCGTGCCGTGGCCGCGCTCGCGTTCGCTGAGCGCCGCATCGCGCCGCTTGAGCCGGACGCGCTGAGGGAGCGGCTCGCGGAGGCGCAGGCGTTGCTCGACGATCTCGACGAAGCAATGGGCGACGCCGAGGACGCCCGGTTCGACCTCGATGACCTCGGCGAGGAACTCGGGAACGAGGCCGAGCCTTCGGACGAACTCCGGGAGCGGGAACGCGAACTGCGCGAGGAGCTGGCCAGGCTGGAGGGCGTCGTGCGCGAACGGCTCGCCGCGCTCGAAGACACAATCGAGGCGCTGTATCCGACGCCTCGCGGGGGCGAGGGGGCCGTATATCGCCTGCGCCTGCTGGCCGGGACGGACGGCCAGGGGCGCTCGCTGCTGCTGCGGGCGGTGTACTCGATCAAGGTCGCTGTGCAGATCGGGGTGGTGACGGCACTGCTCTCGGTGATGGTGGGGACGCTCCTCGGGGCTGCGGCGGGGTACATCGGCGGGCCGGTGGACCACGCCGTCGTCTGGCTCTACTCGACGATCTCCTCGATCCCATACATCGTGTGGCTCGTGGTCGTCGCGTTCGTGGTGCGCGAGGTCGATTGGACGGTCCCGATCCTCGACAAGCAGTTGAACCAGACACTCTTCCCGGTCTATGCGGCGTTCGTGATGAACTTCTGGGTCGGGCCGTGCCGCGTCATCCGTGGCGAGGCCCTGAAGATTCGCGGGCTGGACTACGTGCAGGCGGCGACAGCGGTCGGATGCGGGCGGTGGCGCGTGCTGACACGGCACGTGCTGCCGAACACGACGTACCTAGTCTTCATCAACTTCTCGCTCCTCTTCGTCGGAGCGATCAAGGGCGAGGTGATCCTGAGTTTCCTCGGCCTGGGCGTGCAGGGCCAGCCATCGTGGGGGATCATGATCCGCGACTCGCAGCCGGAGGTCGTCGTGGGCTTCTTCTGGCAGCTGGGGATCGCCACGGCGTTCATGTTCGTGCTGGTGCTGGCGTTCAACATCGTGAGCGATGCGCTGCAGGATGCGTTCGATCCCAAGCACGTCGCGGGTGATTCATGA
- a CDS encoding ABC transporter permease, with product MWSYVVRRVLYNVPIFLVIVLILMGLLRINDPVAARLGKVASAEAIAAERERMGLNRPFLEQYAEFLWDFARMDFSERSWDQAQTVGQVIFPSIVPSLSITVPALALSACVSIVIGLIAAANRGRMIDRALMLGAVLGMCVSYLVYIILGQKFGAFWLSERLGTRIFAVQGYEDWTTWSQPLNAVRTWAHYCLLPVLISVVVTMGYDTRFYRSVIVEQATSDYVRTARAKGCGERRVMFKHLLRNAMIPIITRIMITLPFVVVGSLLLEIFFGIPGMGRTLYNSIINKDFPVTQAIVALLAAIFIASNILTDVLYAVVDPRVRLS from the coding sequence ATGTGGTCGTACGTCGTCCGTCGCGTTCTGTACAACGTGCCCATCTTTCTCGTGATCGTGCTGATCCTGATGGGGCTGCTGCGGATCAACGATCCTGTCGCGGCCCGGCTGGGAAAGGTGGCGAGCGCGGAGGCCATCGCCGCCGAGCGCGAGCGGATGGGGCTGAACCGCCCGTTCCTCGAGCAGTACGCCGAGTTCCTGTGGGATTTCGCACGGATGGACTTCTCGGAGCGGAGCTGGGACCAGGCGCAGACGGTGGGGCAGGTGATCTTCCCGTCGATCGTGCCGAGCCTGTCGATCACGGTGCCTGCGCTGGCGTTGTCGGCGTGCGTGTCGATCGTGATCGGTCTGATCGCTGCTGCGAATCGCGGCAGGATGATCGACCGAGCGCTGATGCTCGGCGCGGTGCTGGGGATGTGCGTGAGTTACCTCGTGTACATCATTCTGGGGCAGAAGTTCGGGGCGTTCTGGCTGAGCGAGCGGCTGGGCACGCGCATCTTTGCCGTGCAGGGCTACGAGGACTGGACGACCTGGTCGCAGCCGCTGAACGCGGTCCGCACGTGGGCGCACTACTGCCTGCTCCCGGTCCTCATCAGCGTCGTTGTGACGATGGGCTACGACACGCGGTTCTACCGGTCGGTCATCGTCGAGCAGGCGACGTCCGACTACGTGCGGACGGCCCGCGCCAAGGGGTGCGGCGAGCGGCGGGTGATGTTCAAGCACCTCCTGCGCAACGCGATGATCCCCATCATCACACGCATCATGATCACACTCCCGTTCGTGGTCGTGGGGTCGCTGCTGCTGGAGATATTCTTTGGCATCCCCGGCATGGGGCGCACCCTCTACAACTCGATCATCAACAAAGACTTCCCGGTGACGCAGGCCATCGTTGCGCTGCTCGCGGCCATCTTCATCGCCTCGAACATCCTGACCGACGTGCTCTATGCGGTCGTTGACCCGAGAGTGAGGCTATCGTGA
- a CDS encoding heavy metal translocating P-type ATPase produces the protein MPVSPRSTLDTPRTPRNPPYPWVGNAARERPHVQLNVLTDPEPHIDPVCGMKVTPGREAASITHDGTIILFCSTHCAAKFRADPARYANGPADSAASCCSHHSARPTPPDAARPDAIYTCPMHPEVRQIGPGDCPKCGMALEPLDAAAEPDDSELRDMTRRFWIATVLTAPVVLLAMGHMLLGSRFHSAIGPAAAQWAELLLTFPVALWCAWPFYVRGVRSIVAASPNMWTLISIGVSIAFAYSVVATIAPGLFPPSFRSDSGRVGAYFEAAAVIVSLVLLGQVMELRARRRTGGAIRELLQLAPETARRLADDGSENEIPVEHLVPGDRVRVRPGDRVPIDGVVLEGRSTVDESMLTGEPIPVEKSEGDEVTGGTLNRTGSFVMRVARVGAETTLAQIVQMVAEAQRSRAPIQRVADAVAAWFVPVVVAIAVIAFVVWLLVGPSPSFTYALVAAVSVLIIACPCALGLATPMSIMVAAGVGARQGVLIKNAAALQALEKVDTVVVDKTGTLTEGRPRLVSVELIPGHDPERTHALLAAAERGSEHPLAEAIVAGLDERTGARLSASDFESVTGKGIVSTVDGSRVAIGSPALMQDEGVDTGSLVQAADRARREGATATFAAIDRRLVALLVVTDPIKATTRNAIDALHARGLTVVMLTGDNRTTAEAIAASLGIDRVEAEALPDQKADILRRLQSEGRRVAMAGDGVNDAPALAQADVGVAMGTGAGVAIESAGITLVGGDLNGLVRALDLSRAAMRNIRQNLFFAFVYNAAGVPIAAGVFYPVFGVLLSPMIAAAAMSFSSVSVIANSLRLRWQGTPRRPDA, from the coding sequence ATGCCGGTCTCGCCCCGCTCCACGCTCGACACCCCGCGAACGCCTCGGAATCCGCCCTACCCTTGGGTCGGCAACGCGGCGAGGGAACGACCACACGTGCAACTCAACGTGCTCACAGACCCGGAGCCTCACATCGACCCGGTCTGCGGCATGAAAGTCACGCCCGGCCGTGAGGCAGCCTCCATCACGCACGACGGCACGATCATCCTCTTCTGCAGCACGCACTGTGCCGCGAAGTTCCGCGCCGACCCCGCCCGCTACGCGAACGGCCCCGCGGACAGCGCCGCCTCGTGCTGCTCACACCACAGCGCACGCCCCACCCCCCCCGACGCCGCACGTCCCGACGCCATCTACACCTGTCCCATGCACCCGGAGGTGCGCCAGATCGGCCCCGGCGACTGCCCCAAGTGCGGCATGGCCCTCGAACCGCTCGACGCCGCCGCCGAACCGGACGACAGCGAACTGCGCGACATGACGCGGCGTTTCTGGATCGCAACCGTTCTCACGGCGCCGGTCGTGCTCCTCGCAATGGGACACATGCTTCTCGGAAGTCGCTTCCATTCCGCGATCGGGCCTGCCGCGGCTCAATGGGCGGAACTCCTGCTCACCTTCCCGGTCGCGCTCTGGTGCGCGTGGCCATTCTATGTCCGGGGCGTCCGCTCGATCGTCGCGGCAAGCCCCAACATGTGGACACTCATCTCGATCGGCGTCTCGATCGCGTTCGCATACAGCGTCGTCGCCACGATCGCGCCCGGGTTGTTCCCTCCTTCCTTCCGGTCCGATTCCGGCCGCGTCGGCGCCTACTTCGAGGCCGCCGCGGTCATCGTCTCGCTCGTCCTCCTCGGTCAGGTGATGGAACTCCGCGCCCGACGCCGGACCGGCGGCGCGATCCGCGAACTGCTGCAGCTCGCCCCCGAAACGGCCCGGCGCCTCGCCGACGACGGCTCCGAGAACGAAATCCCGGTCGAGCACCTCGTGCCCGGCGACCGCGTCCGTGTCCGACCGGGCGACCGCGTGCCGATCGACGGCGTCGTGCTCGAAGGCCGAAGCACGGTCGATGAATCCATGCTCACCGGCGAGCCGATCCCCGTCGAAAAGTCCGAGGGAGACGAGGTCACAGGCGGCACGCTCAACCGCACAGGCTCGTTCGTGATGCGCGTCGCCCGCGTCGGCGCGGAGACAACGCTCGCCCAGATCGTGCAAATGGTCGCGGAGGCCCAGCGGTCGCGTGCTCCCATCCAGCGCGTCGCCGATGCTGTCGCCGCGTGGTTCGTCCCTGTTGTCGTTGCCATCGCCGTCATCGCGTTCGTCGTCTGGCTGCTCGTTGGCCCATCGCCGTCGTTCACCTATGCGCTCGTTGCCGCCGTGTCCGTGCTCATCATCGCCTGCCCCTGCGCCCTCGGCCTCGCTACCCCCATGTCCATCATGGTCGCCGCGGGTGTCGGCGCTCGGCAGGGCGTCCTCATCAAGAATGCCGCCGCCCTCCAGGCCCTGGAGAAGGTTGACACCGTCGTCGTCGATAAGACCGGCACACTCACCGAGGGCAGACCGCGACTTGTCTCGGTCGAACTCATCCCGGGCCACGACCCCGAACGCACCCATGCCCTCCTCGCCGCCGCCGAGCGAGGCAGCGAGCATCCATTGGCTGAGGCGATCGTCGCGGGGCTGGACGAGCGGACCGGTGCCCGGCTCAGCGCGTCCGATTTCGAGAGCGTGACGGGCAAGGGCATCGTCTCCACCGTTGACGGGTCGCGCGTCGCCATCGGTTCGCCCGCGCTGATGCAAGACGAGGGGGTTGACACCGGCTCACTGGTTCAGGCCGCGGACCGCGCCCGACGCGAAGGCGCCACGGCCACGTTCGCGGCGATCGACCGTCGGCTCGTCGCGCTGCTCGTCGTCACGGACCCGATCAAGGCGACCACTCGCAACGCGATCGACGCCCTGCACGCCCGCGGCCTGACCGTCGTCATGCTGACGGGAGACAACCGCACGACCGCCGAGGCCATCGCCGCCTCGCTCGGCATCGACCGCGTCGAGGCCGAGGCGCTCCCGGACCAGAAGGCCGACATTCTCCGCAGGCTCCAGTCCGAGGGCCGCCGCGTCGCCATGGCGGGTGACGGCGTCAACGACGCGCCCGCCCTCGCCCAGGCCGACGTCGGCGTCGCGATGGGAACGGGCGCGGGAGTCGCCATCGAGAGCGCAGGCATCACGCTCGTCGGCGGCGACCTGAACGGCCTCGTCCGCGCGCTCGACCTCAGCCGCGCCGCCATGCGAAATATCCGCCAGAACCTCTTCTTCGCCTTCGTCTACAACGCCGCGGGCGTCCCGATCGCCGCAGGCGTTTTCTACCCCGTCTTCGGCGTCCTCCTCAGTCCCATGATCGCCGCCGCCGCGATGAGCTTCAGTTCCGTCTCCGTCATCGCAAACTCCCTCCGCCTGCGATGGCAAGGCACACCCCGGCGCCCGGACGCCTGA
- a CDS encoding hemerythrin domain-containing protein, giving the protein MEPTRKAVPTPPLRRHAALQPLSREHMSGLIQARSLLRASRDGPGAGARAVEAFMRVWRAEVSEHFDDEERLLIPLISDAASRDRLLREHAEIRAVVEECGNDPVGAGRQPALLARLGSLLHDHIRWEERVLFEAIQRDHPQALTSLLGEAVEIERVRPGARRRRAIDDGGGSGVEGRTP; this is encoded by the coding sequence ATGGAGCCGACGCGAAAGGCTGTGCCGACGCCTCCGTTGCGCAGACATGCAGCGTTGCAACCGCTGTCGCGTGAGCACATGAGCGGGTTGATTCAGGCCCGGAGCCTGCTCCGAGCGTCCCGCGATGGCCCGGGAGCCGGAGCCAGAGCGGTGGAAGCGTTCATGCGTGTCTGGCGTGCCGAGGTCAGCGAGCACTTCGATGACGAGGAGCGGCTTCTCATCCCGCTCATCTCGGATGCCGCGTCACGAGATCGACTGCTGCGCGAGCACGCGGAGATTCGCGCGGTGGTCGAGGAGTGCGGAAACGATCCCGTGGGCGCGGGAAGGCAGCCTGCGCTGCTGGCCAGGCTCGGATCACTCCTGCACGATCACATCCGCTGGGAAGAGCGCGTGCTGTTCGAGGCGATCCAGCGCGATCATCCCCAGGCGCTGACATCCCTGCTTGGGGAGGCGGTCGAGATCGAGCGTGTGCGTCCCGGGGCGCGTCGCCGTCGCGCGATTGACGACGGGGGAGGGTCGGGAGTGGAGGGTCGAACGCCATGA
- a CDS encoding winged helix-turn-helix transcriptional regulator, with protein MLGNQEHHLTAGLVKIGLVLRHHAWAEAGRSGLTPTQSQVLALLEARRHNDTPISTLAAELAVSQPTVSDAVAALERKGFVTRSRSKEDGRVVLVRLTASGRRAAKQATQWPDFLLRAIDSLDADERAVFVRGLVKMIRSLQEDGLIPLSRMCPSCTYFRPNAHADRERPHHCAFVNTPIGDADLRLDCRDHSAAGVADRHRLWQLFIRGRPLGADGPLPVLPES; from the coding sequence GTGCTCGGGAACCAGGAACATCACCTCACCGCCGGGCTTGTCAAGATCGGCCTCGTGCTTCGCCACCACGCCTGGGCCGAGGCGGGCCGGAGCGGACTCACCCCAACCCAGTCCCAAGTACTCGCCCTGCTCGAAGCCCGTCGGCACAACGACACGCCGATCTCCACCCTAGCCGCTGAACTGGCGGTATCGCAACCAACCGTCAGCGACGCCGTAGCCGCCTTGGAACGCAAGGGCTTCGTCACGCGATCGAGATCGAAGGAGGACGGCCGGGTGGTGCTCGTGCGACTCACCGCCTCGGGCCGACGGGCAGCCAAACAGGCCACCCAGTGGCCCGACTTCCTGCTGCGGGCTATCGACTCGCTCGACGCCGACGAGCGTGCCGTGTTCGTGCGTGGTCTCGTGAAGATGATCCGCTCGCTTCAGGAGGACGGACTGATCCCCCTGTCGCGCATGTGCCCGTCATGCACGTACTTCCGTCCCAACGCTCACGCTGATCGCGAGCGACCCCATCATTGCGCGTTCGTCAATACCCCCATCGGCGATGCTGACCTGCGGCTCGACTGCCGCGACCACTCGGCCGCCGGCGTAGCCGATCGCCACCGGCTCTGGCAGCTGTTTATCCGAGGCAGGCCTCTCGGTGCGGACGGTCCGCTCCCGGTCCTGCCCGAATCGTGA
- a CDS encoding thioredoxin family protein, which translates to MKTATFYHAGCPVCVQAERTIAESLDRGRFKVEIVHLGQQKNRIAEAEKAGVKSVPALVVDGAPFHINFGAPLSALKG; encoded by the coding sequence ATGAAAACCGCAACGTTCTACCACGCCGGTTGCCCGGTTTGCGTTCAGGCCGAGCGCACCATCGCCGAGTCGCTCGACCGGGGACGCTTCAAGGTCGAGATCGTCCACCTCGGGCAGCAGAAGAATCGGATCGCCGAGGCCGAGAAAGCGGGCGTCAAGTCCGTCCCCGCGCTGGTCGTGGACGGCGCGCCCTTCCACATCAACTTCGGCGCTCCGCTCAGCGCGCTCAAGGGCTGA
- a CDS encoding NAD(P)-dependent alcohol dehydrogenase encodes MSTRAYAARSATSPLGPHTIVRRVPMSSDVAIDILFCGVCHSDLHIARNEWGFTVYPVVPGHEILGRVTAIGGAVKKFKVGDLAAVGCLVDSCRTCSSCRLGLEQFCLAGSVFTYNGPDKHSGGVTYGGYSESIVVDEAFTLKVPGNLEPASAAPLLCAGITTYSPLRRWNATKGRKVGIVGLGGLGHMGVKFARAFGAHTVLFTTSPGKAEDGRRLGADEVVISKDKDAMAKHAGSFDMILDTVSADHDINAYLSLLKLDGTLVLVGVPAQPLALSAMGLLMPRRQIAGSLIGGIAETQEMLDFCGRHGVACDVEIIPIQRINEAYERMLRGDVKYRFVIDMASLKQ; translated from the coding sequence ATGAGCACGCGCGCCTATGCCGCCCGGTCCGCCACTTCGCCGCTCGGTCCGCACACGATTGTTCGGCGTGTGCCGATGTCGAGCGACGTGGCGATCGACATCCTGTTCTGCGGCGTGTGCCATTCTGATCTTCACATTGCGCGTAACGAGTGGGGCTTTACCGTGTATCCGGTGGTGCCTGGGCACGAGATTCTCGGGCGCGTGACGGCGATCGGCGGCGCGGTGAAGAAGTTCAAGGTGGGCGACCTCGCCGCGGTGGGGTGCCTCGTGGACTCGTGCCGAACGTGCTCGAGTTGTCGGCTGGGGCTGGAGCAGTTCTGCCTGGCGGGGTCGGTGTTCACGTATAACGGGCCGGACAAGCACTCTGGCGGCGTGACCTACGGCGGGTACTCGGAGTCGATCGTCGTGGACGAGGCGTTCACGCTGAAAGTTCCGGGGAACCTCGAGCCTGCGTCGGCCGCGCCGCTGCTGTGCGCCGGGATCACGACCTACTCGCCGCTGCGTCGTTGGAACGCGACGAAGGGGCGGAAAGTGGGCATCGTCGGCCTCGGTGGCCTCGGACACATGGGCGTGAAGTTCGCGCGCGCGTTCGGGGCGCACACGGTGCTGTTCACGACTTCTCCCGGCAAGGCGGAGGACGGGCGGCGCCTTGGGGCTGATGAGGTCGTCATCTCGAAGGACAAGGACGCCATGGCGAAGCACGCCGGCTCCTTCGACATGATCCTCGACACGGTGTCGGCAGATCACGACATCAACGCCTACCTGTCGCTGCTGAAACTGGATGGGACGCTGGTGTTGGTGGGGGTGCCGGCGCAGCCGCTCGCGTTGTCGGCGATGGGGCTGCTCATGCCTCGGCGCCAGATCGCCGGCTCGCTGATCGGCGGGATCGCGGAGACGCAGGAGATGCTGGATTTCTGCGGTCGCCACGGCGTGGCGTGCGACGTCGAGATCATCCCGATCCAGCGGATCAACGAGGCGTACGAGCGGATGCTCCGCGGCGACGTGAAGTACCGCTTCGTGATCGACATGGCGTCGCTGAAACAGTGA
- a CDS encoding DUF5005 domain-containing protein, whose translation MIEPMGEGGARYGRGIQRRRGLRPGAFAFVLALGCFALSCGTAVAQPAAGAEGQGPVRAPEWDALFVRTIGWTGADGAASVVLSPGRVLWLFGDTWIGPVRDNRHTEGSVMVNNTIAVHQAEQMSEAPERAEFFWDESGIRPASWATPEQPSEWFWPAGGGLVVRDGGEPRLLVFMTRLSRRDEPDSVWNFTCRGSTLLTIKNPDDDPSKWRVVQSTLTSIAAEAPLERTWGTAVVPDPEDAASLLVFGIDGTEPLNKRALLARAPVSSVDRFETWSFRTADGWSGVPGEAVSVSGNVASEVSIHEISDRFSGKHFVMIYSEPPLGAGIMARTALRPEGPWSEPVRLYECPEPGLDPRNLVYSAKAHPHLSREGELLVSYCVNSTDFRHMAANADLYLPRFVRVPLAHLPVPFGE comes from the coding sequence ATGATCGAGCCGATGGGAGAAGGCGGAGCACGATACGGGCGTGGAATCCAGCGTCGCCGTGGCTTGCGTCCCGGCGCGTTCGCGTTCGTGCTGGCGTTGGGGTGCTTTGCGCTTTCCTGCGGCACCGCGGTTGCGCAGCCTGCCGCCGGGGCGGAAGGTCAGGGGCCGGTCCGTGCGCCGGAGTGGGATGCCCTGTTCGTGCGCACGATCGGCTGGACCGGCGCGGACGGCGCCGCGAGCGTGGTTCTCTCTCCCGGCCGTGTGTTATGGCTCTTCGGCGACACCTGGATCGGGCCTGTACGGGACAATCGGCACACGGAAGGGTCGGTGATGGTGAACAACACGATCGCCGTTCACCAAGCCGAGCAAATGAGCGAGGCGCCGGAACGGGCTGAGTTTTTCTGGGATGAATCGGGCATCCGGCCTGCCTCGTGGGCGACGCCGGAGCAGCCTAGCGAGTGGTTCTGGCCGGCGGGCGGGGGGCTTGTCGTGCGCGATGGCGGCGAGCCGCGGCTGCTCGTGTTCATGACGAGACTCTCACGGCGCGACGAGCCGGACAGCGTCTGGAACTTCACATGTCGCGGCAGCACGCTGCTGACGATCAAGAATCCCGACGACGATCCGTCGAAGTGGCGGGTCGTTCAATCCACGCTGACGTCGATCGCGGCCGAAGCGCCGTTGGAACGCACTTGGGGAACGGCAGTGGTGCCCGATCCCGAGGATGCGGCCTCTCTGCTCGTCTTCGGGATCGATGGGACGGAGCCGCTCAACAAGCGAGCGCTGCTTGCCCGCGCGCCGGTCTCGTCGGTCGATCGGTTCGAGACGTGGAGTTTTCGTACAGCGGACGGATGGTCGGGTGTGCCGGGCGAGGCGGTCTCTGTCTCCGGGAACGTCGCGAGCGAGGTCTCGATCCACGAGATCAGCGATCGATTTTCGGGGAAGCATTTCGTCATGATCTACAGCGAGCCGCCGCTGGGCGCGGGCATCATGGCCCGCACCGCGTTGCGGCCGGAAGGGCCGTGGTCCGAACCTGTTCGGCTCTACGAGTGCCCGGAGCCGGGATTGGATCCGAGGAACCTGGTCTACAGCGCGAAAGCGCACCCGCACCTATCGCGCGAAGGTGAGTTGCTGGTTTCGTACTGCGTGAACAGCACGGACTTCCGGCACATGGCAGCGAATGCCGATCTGTACCTGCCGCGATTCGTGCGGGTGCCGCTGGCGCACCTTCCCGTTCCGTTCGGCGAGTGA